agccttctcttttccaggctgaataaCCGCAGCTCCCCCAGATCAGGTTGTTAACCTTTCGGAAGCAATGCCTTCTTCTGCTTGGGCACATCTTTGTCACCCGGACGAGTGTGGGAGCAAGGAAGTGACTGGGCAAATCTTTAGTCTCTGTTGGTGTCAGAGGGTGGCGACACCCCCGCTGTTGTAAAATGTACTGCTAAATTCACCAGCAAGGAGCTCTGCGCCTGCCTTGGCTCAGGAGCAGGTGGTAGAAGAGGGTGAAAGCCAGGAGGGGAGAGCCCTATAGCCCCTTCCCACCCATCTTGGGAGGCTGTGGGAGGACAAAGTGCGGCCAGCTCACTCTGGGGTGGGGTGTAAGGAGAGGACTCCTTGGCTGGGCCAGGCTGTGTTGGTCTCGGGAGCTTCCAGCTCTCCGAGAAGCCCCTTTACGCTGTGAAAGGTACATTTCTTGCAGGGGAGGAGCAAGGAAAAGATTCAGAGATCCTGCTGGCTTTAATGCCTGTGTTCTTGTGGGGAATGCAGGCAAACATTGTTATAATTATTACTGTCATTCCTTTCAAAACAGAGGCCAATTTAGACTTAATCAGAACGAGCAGAGCTTGTTATCTCTGCTGTGACTGGTGCATAGGGTTGATCTGAAAAGACGGGGCCTCCCCCACCTGCCCACTCCCCCACCCCTTGCCATCCCCTTCCTgctccagggtgcagggctgccccATTCACTCCCTCACATTGCAGCACCCTGAGGAGTGCCCCATGGGCTCcctggtggtgctggtggtgctgatggtggtggtgatggaggTGGTGGGGAGGACACACTGTTGATGCCCCATCCAGTCCACTGCTCACTGTTCACCCCTTCACCCATGCAATAAGACGATTTTGTCACGTCTGGGTTTATGGCAGTCCTACagccccctctggagcctggttCCTCTCTGGGGTTGCAGCTTATGCCCCCTGCACAGGACACAGCCATACTCCCAGGGGTAGGTCAGAGCAGGGCTCCCCACCCAGCCTGCTAGAGGTTTTGCGGCGAGGTGTTGTTCCCAGGCCGCGGAGTAAGGGATGGGGAGAAGTGGTAGCAATAGCAGGGACACCTGTTCGTAGAAGAAATACCACCGTCCAACGAGAAGCAGGGATCGTGGGGAAAGATGTGAAACGCCAGTGAGGCAACCGCCCTGCACTCCCAAAAGGCCAAGCAgtggtgtgcagaagagcaggcatTTGTAGCTGAGGAGGCACAGACAGTGGTGGAGGAGAGAAAACCACAGCAGGGGCATTTCAGGCACGGTGAGAAAAAATGTGCTTCTCTCTTAGCTCTGTTAGTGGTGTCAtttccagcagctctgctccctcgagGTTGTGAGGTCTTTTTTTGACTCTCTCTCACACACGAAGTGGGAAATTAGGTTCAGCATGCATCTCAGGTATTTCatcctcgctgccttcctgtggcaACCACTGGCTAAGCTCTGACTTTTACCTGAGGCATAGTTCCTCTTTTCTATGGGAAACTATTGCACAGTTGCTGACTGCAATTCTGCCAGCTGCAATGGTCCAGGCCACCATTACCGAGCCAGAGGTACTAGTCACAGTGGAGGAGATCAGCACCTTCCAGACTACCTGCCTGTGCCAAATCCTTAACTTTTACACCTTGTTCTGGTACCAGCAGAGATGTCAAGCCCTCCAGCTGGTCTCTTATCAGGTGGCAGCTGGCCTCAAGGACAGCAGACGCTCACCACATTGCTGAACATGACAGGGAAATATAGCCTCCTGCAGCTGGAGGAGATCAAGGGCTCTGACTGCCTTGCTCCTCTGTGCTGTGAGTGACAGTCTGGTGCAAGCAACTTCCTTGGCTGTGCAAAAACTGGGAGGGAAGAAGGTGGTGTCTCTGTGCAAGGCTGAGCTCTGGGGAAGGGGCTCTCAGCTCTCACCTGGCAACCTATTTGTCCTCCATACTCAgggttcagcaggcctcagccccCAAGAAGTGGGAATCTCTTGGGCTGGGGAGAATCAATGGCCATGCACCAATGTTTGCCAATGCATTTGCTGAACCCTGTGACAATCTGCATGCACTTCCGCCTTGACTTGGATGCATGCTGACCACTGTGAGGGCCATTGTTGTTTTGGATGAAAACAactcttgaagattttttttttaaaaaaccctgaTGGTTCTGGAGGCCAGAGCCAGGGGTGAGGATGTTTCATCCTCACCTGAGCAGTTTCTCAGGGGCAAGTTTGACTGCAACCCCTGCAGGCCTGAGGGGAGAGGAACTGGGAGCAGAAGAGAATACATCTCAAATTTGTGCACTGTCCAGGCAGTTCCCCAGCTGGAAAATATCAACCTTACTTTGTAAATTAAATTTATAATCcaagcaaaacacaacaaaacaaaatcctcaGCGTTGTATTTtgtcaggagaagatggattTTCTCATGAAAGCAAGAAACCTCATTCTCATTTGCCCTCTGAGAAGTTGTTAGTGGGAAAcagggggcagggcagggggtgccTGTTCTCTTTGTGTGCATAAAATACAGCTTTGTGAAGGACTTGCTGACCTGGACTGCACAGACCTGAGCTGTTCCTCCATATCTGTGAGTGACTCtggctgagcaggagagcctgttgTCAGTGCCTGCAGTTGGGGCTGGAAAGTAGTATCCTTTTGGCAGTCCTTGCAGGTCTGTGAGGGACAATTGCTGGGAAGAGATGGGTGTTTCCAGCCCGGTGGGTTTAAGAACAAATCTGTGTACATGTCAGGTTTCACTTAGCTTCATAGGGAGCTCCTCTGTGCTCAGGGACAGGCCTCAGCCAGGCAGGGTGTGCACAGCCGGAGAGATTTTGCTGCCAGCTCAGGAGATTCATGGGGGAGAGTGCAGCAGGGTGAGGAACAGAGAAGGGCTGTGACGTTCCTGTCCTGTGCCAGACAAGCTTTGGAAAATGTAGTGCTTGTGAAATCCCATCTCAGCTGGCTGGGACTCAGGAGAGTCTGTTCTGAGACACTGTCAAGATGTCCTGGTCCTTAGAGTATTCACCTCGTTTTGTCCTGGTCCTTAGAGTATTCACCTCGTTTTCTCAGCCTTAACTCTAAAGGGACAACAGTCTAGGTACAGCCCTCTCCAGACTGTGTTTTCAGTTTTACACTCCCAGAAGGGATGTCAGTCCTGACTGAAGCACCTCATCCAGGCTCCTAACTGACTTTAGAATTAAAAGTAACCTGCAGATTTTTTCTGCCGAAGGGCATGAGGAGCTAGACATAGATATTCACCTTTCTGGGTCTGCTGCACAACTCAAAGAATGATTCCCATGTCAAGAGAAAATCTGTGTTCACAGTAACAAATCGCTCATAGATAACAGACTGTATtcaaatgcacacagcatggggaaacttggaggaggaagtaaaagtctgtgtgcagttacagggctccaatctcattgggatcatgggAACATGGGGGATAGTTCACACAAGTAGAGTGCTGCAAGGTGCTAGATGGATaggtacaggctctttaggaaggactggccaggagggcaaggaggggaagttgccctttatgtgagagagcaacgggaatgcatggagctctgcctagggatgtGCTAGGGGCGTGCCAAGAGCTTTTGGGTCGGGATTAGTgtgcagaccagcatgggtgatgTAGTGGGTGCCCGCTATAGATGGTCTGATGAGGAAGAAGAGATAGATGATTttgaagaagcctcatgtttgcaggcgctcatcctcatgggggactttagcCAACCCaacagctgctggaggcacaacacagcagggcacaaataagccaggaggtttctgcagtgcatTATgataacttcctaacacaggtgactgaggagctgagaaggagaggaaaacctcatacttacaaacaaggaagaactgctcagaaatgtgaaagctggggacagccttggctgccgCAACTACGAGGTAGTGGAGTTCAcaatcctgagaggagggagggaggaagaaagctggaTCAGAGCCCTTGACTTCAGGAGGGCAGAATTCAGCCTGTTCAGGgaactgcttggaagaatcctgtGGGATATGGctttggagagaagagggatccaagagacctggttgatattcaagcatCTCCTCCTTCaacctcaagaatggtccatcccaacatgcaggaaagcaaacaaaggtggcaggaggtctGCATGAATGAACAAGGAGCTGCTGCCAAAACTCGGACAtgaggaggaagtatacagaaggtggaagcagggacagacgacccaggaggaatatagggacactgtcagagcatgcagggatggggttaggagagctaaagcccatctgcagttgaaactggcaaggcacgtaaagggcaacaagaaaggcttctacaagtgcgtcagcaacaaaaggaaggctggggaaAATATGGTCCTGCTGCttaatggggcaggggccctggtgacaaaggacactgaAAAGACAGAGGTACTGAATGCTGCCTTCTCCTCagcctttactggtaagactggcctttGGGAATCCCAAGCCACTGAGACCAGTGGGGAATTCTAGAGCAATTAAGACTCCAAACCCATTGAGGCAGGGGGAGGATCGgtttagggatcacttaagcaaactggacatacacaagcccatgggccctgatgggatgcattcatgagtgctgaggaagctggctgatgtcactgtgaggccacACAATTCTCTCTGAAAAGTCATGGCAATCAGGGAAGATGCCTGTGAatgggaagagagcaaatgtcacccctatcttcaagaagggaaaggaggaggatccagggaaccgcaagccagtcagcctcacttcagtccctggaaaggtgatggaacaactaATTCTGGAAACCGTTTCCAGGCATGTGAAAAACAAGcagatgatcaggagtagtcatcacggatttatgaagtggaaatcccacttaaccaacctgatagccttctatgaccagatgactggcttggtggatgagaggagagcagtgggtgttgtctatATTGATTTTAGTAAGGATttggacactctctcccataacttcctcatagagaagctgatGAAGTGCTGGCTAGTTAAGTGGACAATGAAGGTGATTGAGAAGTGTCAGaagtgctgggctcagagggttgtgattagcAGTAGGAAGTCCAGCAGCGGTGGGAAGTCCAGCAGGAGAACAATCACTAGTGTTGTACTCCtaagggtcaatactgggtccaatcctgctcaacttcttcattaatgatctggatgacgGGGCAGAGTGTACCTTCAGCAGGTTTGCTGAGGATgcaaaacagggaggagtggcagataccgCAGAGGGTTGttttgccattgagagggacctcaggaaatgggcagagaggagcctaatgaagttccacaaagagaaatgcagagtcctgcacctgggaaggaataaccacATACATCAGTATAGGTTGGGGGCTAacgagctggaaagcagctttgcagagaaggacgtgCAGGCCCTGGTGGACCagaggttgaccatgagccagcaatgtgctcttgtggcaaaaaagaccaatggtatcctgggctgcattaggaagagtgttgtcagcaggttgagggaagtgatgcttcccctctactcagccctggtgaggccactcctggagtgctgtgtccagttctggactccccaggataagagagatacggagctactcgagtgagtccagtgaaaggcTACTAAGGTacttaagggattggagcatctctcatatcaggaaaggctgagagaacgggattgtttagcctggagaagagcagactgagggaggatcttatcaatgtgtataaatacctgaagggagggtgtcaagaggatggaggcaGTCCCTTTCCAGTGGTGCGCATTGACAGGCCAAGAGGCAATGGGAACAAAGTGaaccacaggaaattctgtctgaatctaagaaaaagctttttttactgtgagggtggttgtaCACTGAAACAGATTCCCCAGAgacgtggagtctccatccttggagatattccaaagccatctggacgcagtcatgggcagcctgctctagtgagaactgtgactctgcttgagcagagggttggactagatgatctccagaggtcccttccaacctcagccgttctgGGGGTGATTCTGGGGGTCACATAGACTCCCTTTGTTGTTAGTGTGCAGAAAGAGGAACTTCAGGAGCATGATTCATCTTGTTCTGAAATAAAAGCCCTAGGAAGGGTAAAAGCAAGCGCCCTTTGGAAGTACTAATCTCTTTTCACTGAGGGTAAAGACAGACCTGCTACCCAGGAACCCTCTCAGTCCTCTGTCATTTCCAGTGAGAGGAATCTGTTCTCTGGTGACTTTGCAAAATAGCTGTAAGTGTTTCCACAACAAAGCCACAAATGCATGGAATGATGGTCTGCTTAGGACTGGCATGGAACTGTAGATGTGGACACGCCCTGACTCACCTAGCATGAATCATGgtattttgagtatttttaatgaaaattaataaatacattgaGAAACTAGGGGTGGTGAGGAAATGAGAATGTAAACTTTGTTGATCGTCTTATGCCAGGAATAACGGCTACTGCTAGAGATAGCAGCCATGGTCAAATACATCTTGCGTCTAAGTATGATCCAATGAAAGAGCCGCAAGAAGGTGGCATAGATGCATCCAGACAATAGCAGATTAAAAAGGAGACTATGTGTCCACTTCCAAAAAGCAATGATGCAGGTATCTGAAGTTCTTTAGGGGATTCACATTAATCCCTGACAAAGTTAAACCTTTAGCAAATTGAAGCATGAACCACCAGAGGACCACTCCTCCGGCTCTGTCAGGGAGTTGTGTTTGGGTGGGCTATCTTGTCCTTTTCAGGGGCTAGTCTTTGGAGTGCTATGAGGCACTCTAGGTTTATCCTATAGTGACCAGAGGGAGGTGGGCACATGAGAATCAAGCTACAGCCCATCCTTCACCCCAGCCATCTTAATGGCTGCAAGGTGATTGAGATGAACTTGCACTGGAGCTGGTGGTTTGTTGCCACCTGTGATGCCCAGGTGCACTTACACCAAGGTGAGGAACTTCTGGGGGCCAGAAGTCAGGGGGAAATGAGTCTGTTGCTCACATCAAGGCCTTCTGATAAGCTCCTTCACTTCTTCTGGAAAGCCTTCTCCAGAGCTTGTATCACTTCCTTGTTTCTCAGTGTGTAAATGAAGGGGTTCAACAAGGGAGTTACAACTGTGTTAAAGGTATTAACAAGCTTGTTCAGATCCAAGGAGTTCTGGGCTGACGGCTTGACATACAGGAATATAGTGGAGCTGTACCATATTGTAACGACCGTGAGATGGGCAGAGCAGGTGGAAAAGGCCTTTTTCCGGCCCTGGGCTGATTGGATTCTCAGGATGGTAGAGATGATGTACATGTAGGAGACTAGCGTAACCACACAGGAGACCACCACAACAATTATGGAGATGAGGAAGGTCGCCAGCTCCACGGGCCGTGTATCTGTGCAGGAGAGGGCGAGGCAGGAATCTATATCACAGAGAAAATGATTGATGACTTTTGGTCCACAGAATGTCAGCCTGGATGTCAAaaaggccagcagcgagatggCCAGAAAGCCTcccagccaggagctgagggccaGCTGAGCAGAGAAGGCATTGTTCATGAGGGAGTTGTATCTCAAAGGGTAACATATGGCTaaatagcggtcataggccatgacagccaggaGAAAACATTCGGTGGAGCctagggagagaagaaagaacaaCTGAAGGATGCAGACTCTGAAGGAGATGGTCTGGCTAGTCCCCAGCATGACTCCCATAGCTTTGGGAACAACGCCCGTTACGTACCAGATCTCCAGAAAGGAgagattacagaggaaaaaatacattgggGTATGGAGGTTCCTGTTTGCCCATACAAGGGCTATGATGGATGCATTGCCTGTTACTGTCAGGGAATACATCAGTGCAAACAGCACCACAAGGGACACCCGGAAATGCCATGTGCCTGGGAAACCCAAAAGGATGAATTCTTGCACAGTTGTCATGTTTTCCATGTCCCTCCAAGTGCAGAGGTCCATCTGTCAAGACAGAAAAGATCGTGTAGTAGTTTGAATGCCTAGGCTGGGCCTACTGGCAGGTAAACATGCTACCAGTAATTAAACAAGATCACCATCCCTGAAAATACAGCTTctccagagcaggaaaaagctgtacctGCGCTCCATACTACATGAGGAAGAGACTGCACTGCAATACTTTAGGGAGGGTTTTGTCTACCTTGAATTAAAGATGTCAGCTAAATCATACCTATGTCTGGACAGTTGAATAGGACTCTGAAGACCAGGCAACACTGTTGAAGGAACCTGGAGAATTCTTTATCTGACCAAGTGCATGGGTCTTCTTTAGAACATGGTGACTCTAATGGCTTCTGAGAGATGAAAATCCTGTTCAGGGAAGTGCAAAAGACAGGCTGAGAGTCTTCACCTACATGAAAGGCtgtagcacagaggaagggaataaCATAGCTGCACTCCGTAGGGCAAACAATACTGAGTTATGATTTCAGCAAATGAGACTGAGGTACCAGTAAACGATGAGGAGAACATGACACTGGAGAAGATTTTCTGACCTCTTATAGGCCAGCTGATCACAAGGGCTTCAGGCTGAAGCGACAGTGTCACAGGACAACAGAGTAGAATGACAGGCGTTACTTAAGAACTCATGGTCTCCTAAATTTACCTTTTTCCAAGTCCTCAGGACTGGAAGCTTTCAGAATTACCTCTATTACCTCCATTTAGGTCTGCTTCTCAACATAGCTGCTCAGGAGGTGTAGGACTCACCTCCGTAATTTTGCCATCTGAAAGTCATGGGAAGAATCTATGCTGACCacatttaaacaacaacaacaacaacaacaacaacaacagtaacaataataataataaaaataaatcatatctGACCGCCTCAGCTGAAGTCCCTTCCTTCTCAATGGATACAAAAACAGGAGGCATGGCTTACCTCGTTTCATAGAGATGGCTAAAAGCACTCTAGAAGTGCCAATTTCTCCCTGAGGACTAGGGTAGGAGTCTAGCAACCAGCTCAGGTGGACAAGTCAGACATGTCAACTTGGGCAGAGGCATCCCTGTATCTATCACCTCTTGCAGGCCAAATTCActaagctgaatcccacccaacaTAACTCTGTTGAGAAGCCAGCTGATCTGAGGGGTTTAAGCTACTTCCTCCTTCCAGTTAATGGAGGCAGAACAGTACCTCCAGAGAAGAACTGATCTCTTCCTCAGGGGTGTGTCTAAGACAGATGGGGTTGAATCATCATCTGAAgagtctctttctttcctttcatcctcCTTAGGAACATATATGCAAAATCTCACATGGCTAGAACAAAGAAATCCTCCTTAATGCATTTCTCTTTAAACGTGCCAGGCATTGAAAGTCTACACCAGATGTCCTGGGCAGGCGTCACGTACCAGCTCTGCCAACGGAAATGATCTAAACAAACTCTCTTCATGCAACATCATCTCTCCTCCAGATGAAGCCATGATCCCCCTTGgctgaaggaaaacagaggaaagagggtGATTTATTGGAGCTGTTCTAGTGCCTCAGAAAGCACTGCCTCTCGCTATGGCAGTCTCCAGTCTCTCCACAAGAGAAGTGAAGATGAACACCTTCCTGACTCACTGCAAGATGTATCAAATTGCCTGATGGTGATTCCTCCCCTTCCACCCATTAGGTAGTGGCAGCTTgcactcctgcttttcttttcccctcacagCCACCACCGTACCTCTACAAAGCGGGCTTAGCATGcacacatgtgcgcacacacacacacacaaacacacacacacacacagtaaattatctcCACTTTACCTCCATGTAGTGAGAGCATACAGCAGAGAATTACAAGACAGGCAAAATCTTCACAGCCAAAAGACTGaacaaatgccttttttctgctAAGAACTCCCCCAGCATCCCTAGCATAAATACATCCCCACACCCACCTTGTTAGCACACTAAAGCTCCAACTGACTATGCAGAGGAGACTGTTTtgaatttttcctctgtgtgccaCAGGGAGTTTGATCTCTTGGGGGATTTCACAGGCTTGTTGAAGATGAATAGTGTTCTCTCTTCACACAGGCTAATTAAAGAACAGTAATGCAATTCTCTAAAGTGGCTGTCAGATGTGGTTTTTTTGCCACCTGCCTGCCACAGTATGTGAGCCTTGGCAGAAACTCAGTGTTCTCTTGTGTGGCAATTTCCTGACATGCTGATGTCTGAAATAGCCATGCCCCAAAAGACTGGAAGTGTCAAATACCTGGATGCTGGGCATTAAGATCTTGAAATCTCCAAGCTGGGGATAGTTAAAGACAAATATGGTCATGCGAATACAGAGATAGAAAGGTGGGATTCACCTATCTCATTTCAGCTGTCAGAATATCGAACAGCAGTTGCGGCCTAAGTTTTCAGTCTTAATCTAAGTGAAGAGCTAAGCTCTAAGTCAGACAAGATTTGGGTATAGGCATATGGACCTCCCCTGCCTTCAGGGCGGGTGCCTCCACACGATCTATTCATCTTTGCTCTGCTGatcagcagggaagagaaacaggcactttcaGGCCTCAGTTCACCTCCTCCAAAAGTTCCTGTCTAATACAGGTCAGGCAAGCCCTGCCTAGAAGCATCAATTTTCTTCCGGTGATGCTTAAGAGAGACTAGACAACTGACTCAGACAGAAAAcaaactacaacaacaacaacaaaaccccagcaGAGTAGACATCCAGAGTTAGTTGAGGAGCTTTGCACCCAAAGAGAAGATGTCTTCACTGCCCAAGGCCACCACAGAGAGATGTTGTAAATGACAGAGTCAtcttctgcagctcctgtgtcATGTCTAAGGGCTTGCTTAATTAACATTGGTTGATGTTAAGGAAAGAGTGCTTCCCATGGTGCATGGGGCAGGTCCAGCCGATTAGAGTAACCTGCCCAACTTGACTCCTGCACACAAaatctctctccctgccacct
This portion of the Apteryx mantelli isolate bAptMan1 chromosome 28, bAptMan1.hap1, whole genome shotgun sequence genome encodes:
- the LOC136994391 gene encoding olfactory receptor 6F1-like, yielding MASSGGEMMLHEESLFRSFPLAELMDLCTWRDMENMTTVQEFILLGFPGTWHFRVSLVVLFALMYSLTVTGNASIIALVWANRNLHTPMYFFLCNLSFLEIWYVTGVVPKAMGVMLGTSQTISFRVCILQLFFLLSLGSTECFLLAVMAYDRYLAICYPLRYNSLMNNAFSAQLALSSWLGGFLAISLLAFLTSRLTFCGPKVINHFLCDIDSCLALSCTDTRPVELATFLISIIVVVVSCVVTLVSYMYIISTILRIQSAQGRKKAFSTCSAHLTVVTIWYSSTIFLYVKPSAQNSLDLNKLVNTFNTVVTPLLNPFIYTLRNKEVIQALEKAFQKK